A region of Caldicoprobacter guelmensis DNA encodes the following proteins:
- a CDS encoding LysM peptidoglycan-binding domain-containing protein has product MEYPMGYFYPLQQCPPGTMPYIIRPGDTFFSLARRFNTTVAAIISANPGIDPNRLQIGQRICIPMQPQFPPCPEGNFYTIRPGDTLFSIARRFNVSVDDILEANPGIDPENLRVGQVICIPLAVPPVTCPAGTFPYVVRAGDTFFSLARRFGTTVAAIMAANPGVDPEGLLVGQTICIPGAAPPVCPAGTTPYIIRAGDTFFNLARRFNTTVEAIIAANPGVDPNRLQIGQRICIPTAAPPVCPAGTTPYIIRSGDTFFNLARRFGTTVEAIIAANPGVDPNRLQIGQRICIPV; this is encoded by the coding sequence ATGGAATATCCTATGGGCTATTTTTATCCTTTACAGCAATGTCCTCCTGGCACCATGCCATATATCATAAGGCCAGGAGATACTTTCTTTTCATTAGCGAGAAGATTTAATACCACGGTGGCCGCAATCATATCTGCTAATCCAGGGATTGATCCTAATCGGTTACAGATAGGTCAGAGGATATGCATACCTATGCAGCCACAATTTCCACCCTGTCCTGAAGGGAACTTTTATACCATTCGGCCAGGGGATACCCTGTTTTCCATTGCGCGGCGGTTTAATGTCTCAGTGGATGACATTTTGGAGGCCAATCCCGGCATTGATCCTGAGAACCTGAGGGTTGGGCAGGTCATCTGCATACCCCTTGCTGTACCACCGGTTACCTGTCCTGCCGGCACATTTCCTTATGTAGTAAGGGCAGGTGATACCTTCTTTAGCTTGGCAAGGAGGTTTGGCACTACGGTTGCGGCCATAATGGCGGCCAATCCAGGTGTTGACCCAGAGGGGTTGCTAGTAGGCCAGACGATATGCATACCAGGTGCTGCACCACCTGTATGCCCTGCAGGTACAACGCCGTATATAATAAGGGCGGGTGATACTTTCTTTAACTTAGCAAGGAGGTTTAACACCACTGTAGAGGCCATAATAGCGGCTAATCCGGGAGTAGATCCCAACAGGCTGCAGATAGGCCAGAGGATTTGTATACCAACTGCTGCACCACCTGTATGCCCTGCCGGCACAACGCCGTATATAATAAGATCAGGGGATACCTTCTTTAACCTAGCAAGGCGGTTTGGTACTACGGTTGAAGCCATTATAGCAGCTAATCCAGGTGTTGACCCCAACAGGTTGCAGATTGGTCAAAGGATATGCATACCCGTGTGA
- a CDS encoding sugar phosphate isomerase/epimerase family protein, whose protein sequence is MKLGVSSYSYSRCKLSSLEVLKKAKKMGFEAVEFAGLSTPPEGETVLTYAERVREEAEKLGIKIINYAIAADFINGSNGDLEKEIERVKEEVRVAKALGVPCMRHDASWGFPKEYRGPRGFDDALPRLVEGCRAVTEFAQELGIKTTIENHGFFCQDSERVERLVNAVNHPNFGVLLDIGNFLCVDEDPVKAVGRLLPYVFHVHVKDFHVKSGMLPNPGKGWFKSRGGNYLRGAIIGHGDVPVIQCLNLLKSAGYNGFLSIEFEGIEDPITGIAIGAENLRRYVEEVMKL, encoded by the coding sequence GGGAGTCAGTTCTTACAGCTATAGCCGCTGTAAACTAAGTTCGTTAGAGGTGTTAAAAAAAGCTAAGAAAATGGGATTTGAAGCGGTTGAATTTGCTGGCTTGTCTACTCCGCCAGAGGGGGAAACAGTGCTTACATATGCCGAGCGAGTACGAGAGGAAGCCGAAAAGCTGGGCATTAAAATTATTAATTACGCTATAGCGGCGGATTTTATCAACGGTTCAAATGGTGACCTTGAAAAGGAAATAGAAAGGGTAAAGGAAGAAGTGAGAGTTGCGAAAGCGCTTGGGGTTCCCTGTATGCGACATGATGCTAGTTGGGGTTTCCCAAAAGAATATCGAGGCCCCAGAGGTTTTGATGATGCCCTTCCAAGGTTGGTGGAGGGATGTAGAGCAGTTACAGAATTTGCTCAAGAATTGGGAATAAAGACTACAATAGAAAATCATGGGTTCTTCTGTCAAGACAGCGAACGCGTTGAAAGACTGGTGAATGCCGTTAATCACCCTAACTTTGGTGTATTACTTGACATTGGGAATTTCTTATGTGTGGATGAGGATCCGGTAAAAGCAGTGGGAAGGCTGCTTCCTTATGTTTTCCATGTGCATGTAAAGGATTTCCATGTGAAATCGGGTATGCTCCCCAACCCAGGAAAAGGATGGTTTAAATCCAGGGGCGGTAATTATCTTCGTGGTGCTATTATAGGGCATGGGGATGTGCCAGTCATTCAGTGTCTGAATCTATTGAAAAGCGCAGGATATAACGGATTTTTGTCTATTGAATTTGAGGGCATTGAAGACCCAATTACTGGTATCGCAATAGGTGCTGAGAATTTAAGGCGCTATGTAGAAGAGGTAATGAAGCTATAA